CGGGACGGCGCGGCAACCCAAGCGTACAATCCGTCGCCGTCCCGACCTGCGGGCATGACGGAGCCACAGCCGAGCGAGATTCCGGACGACGCCGCAGAGTTGCTCCAGACGTATCTCGACGCTGAACACGGCTTTCTCTCGTGGCTCAACTTCACCGTCGACCGCCTCGAAACCGACCGAATGGTGGCGACGATCCCGTTCGACGAGAAGCTCACGAATCCGACCGAACCGCCGACCGTCCAAGGTGGTATCGCTTCCACGCTCATCGACGTGGTCGGCGGCATCGTCCTCCGACCGTATCTCACCGACCCGATCAACGACGATCTGGCGACGATCAACCTCAACGTCAACTACCTCCGGCCGGCTGCGGGCGATCTGACGGCGACCGCGGAGGTCGTCAGAGTCGGCGGCAGCGTCGGCGTCTCGACCGTCGGGGTCGAGAGCCAAAGCCACGACGGCGAGGCGTGTCTGGTCGCCGTCGGGCAGGGGGCCTATCGGCTCTTTCGGAGCTGATCGCGTGACGGGAATCGGTCTCCGAAGCCGTCGCACGGTCCGGGAATCGGACGAACACATATGGATCGTGGGGCCGAACCACCGGTCATGAGCGCGACAGCACCCTTCGTCAACGGTGGCGATCCGGCCGGGACGATCCTCGTCACTCGGCTGCTCGCCCACGCTTCGATCGCCGTCGCAGCGGCCATCCTGCTCGTCTTCTTGGCGGTCTACGTCCGCCGCGTGCTCGCCGAGGGATTCGACTACGAGTGGGGGTACCTCGCCGTCGCGATCGGCGCCGCGATCGTCTACGGCGTCGCCGGTATCGCAACCGATCTGACCGGCCGCGTGTGGCTCGCCGTCTTCGCGGAGGGGGCGGTGCTGTTTTTCATCCTCTTCATCGCGCTCGGACTCCGGGCGATGTATCACGCCGACCGCCCCGACGGGGCGTCGGGCCGGCTGCTTCCCGTGTGGGTCGACGGCCTCGTGGTCGTCGGCTTCGTTGCCGCGTGGTGGATCGGCTACGTCGCCGCTGACGCGTGGACGCGCCCCGTCGTCGCCGTCGGCTGGATCGGCGCGTCGATCTGGGCGATCTTTTACGGCGTTCGAACAACGCGCGCACACGAGGGGACGACGTTCTCCGCGATCACGCGACACCTGCTGCCGGCGACCGTCTGCGTCGTCGGGATCGTCGTGACGGATCTGGCGAGCGGCGTCGTCGGCCTCGATCGCAGCGTCGTCGATGCGGTCTGGCTCGTCGGGACGGTCCTCGTCGCCGCGTTCCTGTTCAACACCGCGGTCGCCATCCGCCAGCAGGAGGGCGAGGTCGAGCGGATGTTCGATCGGACGACGTGGCGCCAACAGCGGCTGGACTGACGACCGCAACCGCCCCCGGCGCGTACCGCCCCGAGCCGAACATACTTTCGAGACGCAGCCGTATGGCGGACATGTCACGGCTGACACGCCGTCGGTTCCTCGCCGGCGCGGCCGGAGTCGCCGCCGGACTCGCCGGTTGTACGACTGGTGCTCGGGATCCGCCCGAGCCGATCGAACCGCTCGACGCGCCGGTTGACGGCGGTTCGAAGTACGCCGCCGCGTACGAGCGGACCATCCGGTCGGTCGTCTTCGTTGGCGACGAATCCGGCGGCGGCTCGGGGTTCGTCCACGACGGCGTCGTCGTCACGAACCAACACGTCGTCGGCGACGCCGAAACGATCGACGTTCGCTTCGAGAACGGCGAGTGGCGCAGCGCGGGCGTCACCGCGACGGACGTGTACGCCGACCTCGCCGTCCTCTCGACGGACGTTCCAGACTACGCCCGACCGCTGTCGTTCGTCGAGTCGATCCCCGCGGTCGGCACCGAAGTGCTCGCGCTGGGGAGTCCCTTCGGTCTCGAGTCCTCCGTTTCGGCCGGGATAATTAGCGGTAAGAACCGGTCGCTCCCCAACGAACAGACCGGCTTTTCGATCCCGAACACCGTCCAGACCGACGCCGGATTGGACCCCGGAAACAGCGGCGGGCCGCTGGTCACGATGGAGGGAATCGTGACCGGCGTCGCCGTCGCGGGTGCGGGCACGAGCGTCGGGTTCGCCGTCTCGCCGCTGCTCGCTCGTCGGGTGCTCCCGGAGTTGATTCGGACCGGCAACTACGATCATCCGTTCCTCGGTATTCAACTCGTGAACGTGACGCCGGCCATCGCCGAGGCGAACGAGCTCGACGAGGCTCGCGGCGTGCTCGTCGTGGCTACCGCTGCCGGGACGCCGGCCGCCGGGACCTTCCGAGACGTCACGAGCGAGACGGAGATCGACGGACGACCGGTCCCCGTCGGCGGCGACGTCCTCGTCGAGCTCGCGGGCAACGCGATCGACTCGAACGCGGATCTGGGAACGACGCTCGCGCTCGAACTCTCGCCCGGCGACCGCGTTCCGGCGACGGTGATCCGCGACGGCGAACTGCGGGAGTTGACCGTCGGCATCGGTGCGCGGCCGGAGCCCTGAGCCGGCGTCGACCCACCGGCCCCCCGGCTCACTCCTCGGCGTCGTCGCTCTCGGCGTCCTCGAGCAGCCCGCGCAGCTCCGGAATCGTCGCCGTGAGCTCGCCCACCTGCTCGTGGGCCGTCGTGATCCGCCCGAGGGTCTCTTCGAGCTCGGCGAGCTCGTTCTCGAGGTCGTCGGCGTCCTCGAAGGCGTCGGCCTTCCTGCCGATCGCGAACCACTTTTTCGCGTCCCTGAGGTGCGCCTCGGCGTCGCCCGTGTCGAGCGCGCCCTTCAGGCCGTTGAGGACGCCGAGCGTGTTGTCAGCCTCGGCATCCCAGACGGCGTCGGCTTCGGGGAGGGCCGCTCTCGCCGCGTCGAGGCTCGATTCGACATCCTCGCGCATCTCCGTCGCGGCTTCATCGAACAGTTCGTCGTCGTCGAGTGTCGCCTGACTCATATCGGATCTCTTGTGCGCCTGCGGTTAAAAACACGCCGCGAAGCGAAAGTGAAGATCGCGGTCGCGAGCCGGCCGCTACGGACGCTCGACGCGGTCGAGTTGCATCCGCGGGTAGTCGCCGTCCATCGCCATCGAGGCGACGACGGTCGCGCCCTCGTAGTCGATCACGATCTCGACATCGATGAACCGACCCGTGAGTTCCGTGTACTCGGCCGATTGGGCGGCGAGCGCTGCCTCGAGTTCGTCGTCGCGGATCTCGACCGTCACGTCGGTGCAGAACGGCTGGTTCTCGATCGATTCCTCCATCGCACGCGCGAGGCTCGCGCTGCTGTCCGGCGAGACGGGCGTTCCCGCGAACTGGTGGTACAGGCTTCCGAACTTGATCCCTGCCTCGAAGCAGGCTGTATCCGGCGTGGTCGGGTCCATGCCGACCGCTCGGTCGCTGTCCACTAATTCGTTCGCCATCGGGACGCGGATCATCGGCTCGCTCGGGATGCGGACCGCCGTCTCGGAACGCATTTACCGCTCACGCCCGTTCGGACCGTATGGAATACGAATCGAGTCTCGACCGAGCGCTCGAAGCCGTCCCGGACATCGGGTCGGCGAGCGAGCGGCTCTCGGTCCCCGATGCGGTCGCACAACCCGACGGCGCGTTCACGCGATTTACGAATCTCGATGCGATCGCCGACGCGCTGAACCGCGACACGGATCACGTCCACCGCTACGTCCAGCAGACACTCGCGACCTCCGGAAAACTCGACGAGGGCGTCGGCCGATACAACGGAAACTTCGACGCCAGCGATTTCGAGCGCGTGATCGACGATTACACCGAGGAGTACGTCCTCTGTAGCGAGTGCGGGCTGCCGGACACCCGCCTCGTCCAGGAGAATCGCACCCTTATGCTCCGGTGTGACGCGTGTGGTGCGTTCCGCCCCGTCTCGAAGAACAAGCGATCGAACACCACCCAAGAGCGCCAAGACGACGTGCAGGCCGGCAAGACCTACACGGTGAAGGTGACCGACACCGGCCGGAAGGGCGACGGCGTCGCCCACCGCGGCGACTACACGATCTTCGTTCCGGGGGCCAGCGAGGGCGACGTCGTCGACATCTACATCGAGAGCACCAGCGGCAATCTCGCCTTCTCGCGGCTCGCCTGACGACTTTTCTTGACGATTGTTCATTAAATTGTCTACCCGGCGACTAAAACCCAACATCCGTTTCGTGCGAATATTGCCAAACCACCGGATACGGGGCGAAACACGCCGGATTTATATCCGTGGACAATCGATTGATGAACGATATGGGACAGACGATTGCCGAAAAAATTCTCGACGACCATCTCGTCGAAGGTGAACTCGAAACCGGAGAGGAGATCGGTATCGAGATCGATCAGGTGCTGACACAGGACACGACGGGGACGCTCGTGTGGCTGCAGTTCGAGGCGCTCGGCCTCGACGAGGTCCAGACGGAACTCGCCGCGCAGTACTGTGATCACCAGACGTATCAGTTCGACTTCAAGAACACCGACGACCACCGCTTCCTCCGCAGCGCCGCGGGGACGTTCGGGGCCTACTACAGCCGCCCCGGCAACGGTATCTGTCACAACGTCCACAAAGAGAACTTCGCCGCGCCCGGCAAGACGCTCCTCGGCTCGGACAGCCACACGCCGACGCCAGGCGGCCTCGGCCAGCTCGCGATCGGTTCGGGTGGCCTCGACGTCGCCGTCGCGATGGGCGGCGGCGCCTACTACATCGAGATGCCGGAAGTCGTCAACGTCCACCTCACGGGCGAACTCCCCGACTGGGCGACCGCGAAGGACATCGCGCTCCACTTGCTCGGTGAGCTCTCGGTGAAAGGCGGCGTCGGCAAGATCTTCGAGTACAGCGGCCCCGGCGTCGAGTCGCTGACCGTCCCCGAGCGGACGACGATCACGAACCTCGGCACGGAGCTCGGTGCCACCTCCTCGATCTTCCCGACCGACGAGAAGACGAAGGACTGGCTGTCGCGGATCGGCCGCGAGGACGAGTACGTCGACCTCCAGGCCGACGAGGACGCCGAATACGCCGACACGATCGAGGTCGACCTCGCCGAGCTCGAACCGCTCATCGCCTGCCCGTCGATGCCCGACAAGGTCGTGCCCGTCCGCGAGGTCGCCGGCACGGACGTCGAGCAGGTCATCATCGGCTCCTGTACGAACGGCGCCTACGAGGACATCCTCCCCGGCGCGAAGATGCTCGAGGGCCGCACGATCGACCGGAAGACCGAGATGATCGTCGCGCCCGGCTCGAAGCAGGCCTCCGAGATGCTCGCCCGCGAGGGCTGGACCGCGGAGATGATGGCTGCCGGCGTCAACTTCTCCGAGGCGACGTGCGGTGCCTGCATCGGTATCGGTCACGTGCCCTCCTCCGATTCGGTTTCGCTGCGAACATTCAACCGGAACTTCGAGGGTCGATCCGGGATCGAGGACGACAACGTCTACCTCTGCTCGCCCGAGGTCGCCACCGCGGCGGCGATCGCCGGCGAGATCGTCGACCCGCGCGACCTCGCCGACGAACTCGGCGACCTCGATGCGCCTGGCCTCCAGATGGCCGACAAGTACAGCGAGGGGATGGGACGGGACGACCCCGATATAATCTCGCCCGACGAGGCCGTCGACGACGACCTGATCAAAGGTCCGAACATCGGCGACGTGCCCCTGAAAGACGAACTCGACGCCGACATCTCCGGGCCGGCCCTCCTGAAGATGGAGGACAACATCACGACCGACCACATCATCCCGGCAACGCAGGACATCCTGATGTACCGGTCGAACATCCCGAAGCTCTCGGAGTTCACGCTCTCTCGCGTCGACGAGACCTTCGCCCAGCGCTCGCTCGACTCCGATGGCGGCTTCCTCGTTGCGGGCGAGAACTACGGACAGGGCTCCTCGCGTGAGCACGCGGCACTGTGCCCGATGTACCTCGGTATCGAGGGCGTCCTCGCACAGAGCTTCGCCCGCATCCACAAGGCGAACCTGTTCAACTTCGGGCTCCTCCCGCTGGAGATCGACGCCGACGACTACGAGAAGATCGAGCAGGGCGACGACATCGAGATCGTGGACGACGTCGCCGAGGCCGTCCGATCCGGCCAAGAGGAGTTCACCGTCCGCGTCAACGACGACTGGGAACTCACGGCCACGCTCGACGCCTCCGAGCGTGAGCGACAGATCCTCGCCGACGGCGGCAAGCTCTCGCACACGAAAAAGCAGGCCGAAGGCGACAGCGGCGCGGCGCCCGCCGACGACTGAGACGGCACTCGCTCCGACTTTTTATTTGCGTCCGATCCGTGAGTGACGTCGTCGTTCCGGCGCCGCGAGCGCTGGGCGTCCTCGCTCACGATGATCTCCGTCCCCCGCGACTCGATCCCGCCCGCCCTCGAGACCGCGGCGCGACGCGTCCGCCGCCACTTCGTGATCGACACGCGGGCGCTGGCGGCGCTTCGGATCACTCTCGGCGGGATCCTCCTGTTCGATCTCCTTGCTCGGGCGGGGAACTTCGATCTGTTGTACAGCGCCGACGGGCTCTATCCGCTCTCTGTCCACGCCGCCGCCTACGGATCGTCAGGACTGGTCTCGCTGCACGCGCTCTCGGACACCGCTGTGTTTCAGAGGTACCTGCCACGTTCCCAACACCCATATAGCGATCCAAAACGGTCATCGACGGGGTGACGAGTAGTACGCTTTCGGCTTCGAGCTCACGCTCTTTGGTAACGGCGGCCTCGTCACCGTCGATGACATCCCGAATAAAACTCGTATCGACGATCATCGCTATTCAAACCGATCCGAGATTTCACAAACTTCTTCGCGGTCCGCTTCATCAGCGGTTTCGATGGCCTCTCACATCTCACGCACCTGCTTTCGGTCGAAGACATCGGGGATCGCAGAGTGATCGCCCACCGATCAACCGTGCGACGGCGCCGCTGAACGACTCGTCATCGCGCTTGTTTGCCTTGATTCGCTCGTACACGTCATCTTCGAGACGGATCTGATGCGACATCTCTGTTGACAGTGTTGACGCTCTACGAGAATGATGAGTGGGGTGGCTCAGTACGGTGAACACACCAGTTCGATCCCCGTCTCGAAGTCGATCGCCGGCTCCCACCCGGTCGCCGCGTTGAGCTTCGAGTAGTCCGCGCAGGTGTCGTGGACGTACACCGACTCGGGGATCGGATTCTCCACGTATTCGGCCTCGACGTTCGTCCCCAACTCCGCGTTCAGGAGGTCGACGACCTCGTTGAACGAGTAGCGCTCGCCGGTCCCGACGTTGTACACGCCGTCGAGTCGGTGCTCGGCGGCGAGTTCGATCCCGCTGACGATATCGGAGACGTGCGTGAAGTCGCGGGTCTGGGTGCCGTCGCCGTACAGCACCGGCGATTCCCCGTTGACGATGTCGTCGGCGAACTGCGCGATCACGTTCGCGTACTCGCCCTTGTGTTCCTCCGCGCCGCCGTAGCCCTGATACACGGAGAAGAATCGGAGGCCGGACAGCGACATCCCGTAGTGGTTCGAAAAGTACTCCGCGTAGCGCTCGCGGGCGAGCTTCGAGGCCTCATAGCCCGTGTTGACGGCCACGTCCATGTCCTCGGGAGAGGGCTCGGTCCGCGAGCCGTAGATCGATGACGTCGAGGCGTAGACGACGGTGTCACAGCCGTCTTGACGCGCTTGATCGACGACGTTGACGAACCCCTCGACGTTCACGCGCGCGCCGCGCCGAGGCTCCTCCTCGTGCATCGCGTACGAGGACAGCGCCGCGAGGTGAAAGACGACGTCCACGTCGGTCGGCAGGTCGTCGTCGAGGACGGATCGGTCGTAAAACGCCACGCCGTCGTCGAGATTCTCGGGCGTCCCGAGGTAACAGTCGTCGACGACGACGACGTCGTTGTCTTCGGCCAGCCGGTTCGCCAGGTTCGAGCCGATGAACCCCGCCCCACCCGTGACGAGGACGCGTTGGTCCTGCATACGCGACCGTCGTCGAATCGGCACAAAAACGTTGCGAGCGAGGAGTCGAGCGCACTGCCGCGAACTTAAATACCAGAACGGATAACCTCCTCTCAGTGATCGAACGCCGAGGCGCCCACACGACCGCGCGGATCATGACCGACGACGAGGGGCTCGTCGCGTCGAACGTCCTCGACCAGCTCGACGATCTGGTGGAGCACCCGGCCTTCACCGAACCGATCCGGATGATGCCCGACGCCCACGTCGGCGCGGGCGCGCCGGTCGGCTTCACCATGCCGCTCGGCGAGCGGATCGTCCCGAACATCGTCGGCGTCGACGTCGGCTGCGGGATGGCGGCGTTCGAACTCGGCGACACGCTGCCGCTTGCGGACGCCGACCGCGAACGCACCGTCCGCGACGCCGTCCCGATGGGCCGATCGGTCCACGACTACGACGACGCCGTCCACCTCGTCGACGAGTTCCCGTTCGAGCGCGCCAACCGGGTCTTCGAGCGCTTCGACGACGCCCACGCCGACCGCTTCGGCGAGCGGATCGATCCCGGCTTCGAGTTCGACGGCTACGACGAGGCGTACTTCAAATCGCTCTGCGAGCGCGTCCTCCGCGAGCAGCGACAGGGGATGCGATACGTCATCCGGAGTGCGGGCACGCTCGGCGGCGGCAACCACTTTGTCGAGTTCGCCCGTTCACGCGAGACGGGTCGGTACTGGCTCGTCGTCCACAGCGGATCGCGTTATCTCGGCAAATCCGTCGCGGACTTTTGGCAGGGGCGGGCCAACGACTACCGCGCCGCGGACGCGATCCGCGACGCCATCGATGAGGACGACGTCCGCTTCTTGAAGTTCGATCCCGAGGCGGTCAGCGATCGCGAACTGTACACGTGGGTGACTGGTGGGATGGGCGAATCGCACCTCGAAAAAGACGCTATCTTGGAGGCGTTCGACGGCACGGAAATCGAGCGCACCTTCGATCGGCTCTCGCGCCCGGCTGAGAACGTCGCGGAGCGAAACGACGAGCTCGACTATCTCGAGGGGCGTGAGGCGCACGGCTACTACGTCGACATGCTGTTCGCCCAGCAGTACGCCCGCTGGAACCGCACACTGATCGGTGAGGCAATCTGCGACGCGCTCGCCGTCGAGTCCACCGACGCGTTTCAGTCGATCCACAACTACGTCGACTTCCGCGATCTGACGATCCGTAAAGGGGCGACGCCGGCCCGCGAGGGCCAACGGCTCGTCGTCCCGCTCAACATGGCCGAAGGATCGATCATCGCCCGTGGGAGGGGCAACGACGCGTACAACCGGAGCGCCCCGCACGGCGCGGGCCGAACGATGAGCCGCAGCGAGGCCTTCGAGACGGTCGCGCTCTCCGAGTTCGAGGCCTCGATGGACGGTATCTATTCAGAATCGATCGTCGACGGTGTCCGCGACGAAGCGCCGATGGCGTACAAACCCGCCGAGTCTATCGTCGACGCGCTGGAACCGACCGCGGAGATCACGGAGTGGCTCGACCCCGTGCATAACATCAAGAGTCGGGATTGAGTCGATACGACGGCAAACTCATCGCCGATCGCGAAGCCGCTCATCGAACGCGTCGAACAGTTCCCAAAGAAGCCCGGATGCCGAACGCGCGTTGAACGAAACCGGTTCGTAGCTGTACGCACTATCCGTGTTCTCGCGCTCCTGATAGTGGAGCAATCCATCGACGTGTGGATTCGGTTTGCAGTGGAAGCCGCAGTCGAAGCCGCTCGATTCACTGTAGTGAAACGTGTAGTACGCTCGAATTGAGGTTCGGGCCCTGATGATCCCCATTAACACGATCGATCCTGCAAGAACCACACTCACGCCGGCCGACCTCGTGGCCGCTGACCCACCGGTCCGCCTCGCGCCTGACTCGTCGGGACTCCGTTCGATTCGATCCATTGCAACTAGGTTGCTGACGCCGCCGAGGACTCGCGCACGTTCGCTCGCTGCTCCGGGATCAGGTCGAACTCCGGATCGATGTCGCCGAGAACCAAGAGCGCGTAGTACCGGAGGTACGCCAGTACCGGGACCTGCACCAGCGCCGCGACGACGAGAATCGACAGTCCGAACAGCAGCCCGACGACCACGAGTACGCCGATCCCGAGCGGCTCGGCGACGAAGACGAGCAACCCCACGCCGACAGCGAAGAGAAGGCCGAACGGGATGAGCAGGGCGAGCGCCAACAGCCCGGTGGCCATCGCGATGAGGATCCCGCCGATGATCGAGAGGAAGAAACTCGAGACGGCGTAGGCGAGGTACTGCCAGGGGTTCGCGGTGATCGTGGGCCAGAGCCGACGCCATCCGGCGAGGACGCCGCAATCCGTCTTGATCATGATCGGGACGACGAAGGCGGTGGTGAACCCGCTCACGAGCCCGACCACGAGCGCGAGGACCACGAACATCGGAATGAGCAACAGCACGATCGCGGCCACCGCTCCGGGGGTAACCGATTCCAGCGACAAGTACGCGATCGCACCGAATAGGAGTGCGGTTCCGAAGACGAAGAAGCCGATGACCAAACGGAAGCCGAACAGCCGGAGCCCCTGTCGCCATCGACGACGCCAGTACTGACGGATCGTCACCGTCTCGCTTCGGAGCGACTCGACGAAGACGAACTCCATGATCGAACCAATGAGAGTGAACACGAGGGCGATGAGCACGATTGCGCCGACGACACCGGCGATCAGCAGCCACACTCGGGGTCCGGGATCGAAGCCGGGCATCCCGCCGGGCGGCGGGGTGCCGTTCCCGCCCCCGTTTCCGCCGGCCGTGTACTGGACCGGATTGACGCTTCCCCCCGGTCCACCGATAAAGAACGCGACGAACGCGAGCTTCACCCACACCGTTCGATCGATCGGCGTGAGAAGCGCCCGCGTCACGGCGAGCGCGTCGTCCAGATCCTCGAGCGCGTACAGCGTCATACGGTGCCTATACACACGAACGGGTATATTTTCTGAGTTGATTCTCAGTAACTGACATCCTCCCCGCGCTAAAGCGCGAGGATTCCTCCGTTGGGGGTTCGGCTACCGACCCACGGAGGCAACTTGCGGGTTCGTACGCACTTCTTTGGGACTTTCGTGAGGGTATGGTTTTCCCGACTAGTGTGAGTAGTGCTCCGGTAGATTGAATTCATGAATTCGAAAACGATCTCCGGGAGCGTTCTGACCGGTTTCGGAACGCTCGCGGTCGTTATCAGCTCGTGGGCTCGGCACTTCTTTTTGACCCAGTACCACATCGCGAGAGGAACGAGTCTAGAGGGTTCGGGGGAGTTCGCCCCCGGTCCGTACGGGACCGCGCCGGAATCCGTGCAGCTTTTTCTCGGGACTCGACTCCTCCTCTGGAGCGTGATCGGGATCGGACTCCTCCTCGTCGTGTGGGGCATCCGAGAGGACTAGATACAGCTGGTGGATCGTGACGAGATTCAGCGACGGTCACGCCGGTCGGTGAGATTCGCTCGAAGCTCCGCGAGCAATCCGAGGACGAGTCCGAACACAATCGTGAACACGAGGACCTGAAACAGATCTATCGTCCCCGTGAGGACGATCGTAGTCGAGAGGTACACCGCCAGT
The window above is part of the Natronomonas salsuginis genome. Proteins encoded here:
- a CDS encoding NAD-dependent epimerase/dehydratase family protein, with translation MQDQRVLVTGGAGFIGSNLANRLAEDNDVVVVDDCYLGTPENLDDGVAFYDRSVLDDDLPTDVDVVFHLAALSSYAMHEEEPRRGARVNVEGFVNVVDQARQDGCDTVVYASTSSIYGSRTEPSPEDMDVAVNTGYEASKLARERYAEYFSNHYGMSLSGLRFFSVYQGYGGAEEHKGEYANVIAQFADDIVNGESPVLYGDGTQTRDFTHVSDIVSGIELAAEHRLDGVYNVGTGERYSFNEVVDLLNAELGTNVEAEYVENPIPESVYVHDTCADYSKLNAATGWEPAIDFETGIELVCSPY
- a CDS encoding dihydroneopterin aldolase family protein, producing the protein MDPTTPDTACFEAGIKFGSLYHQFAGTPVSPDSSASLARAMEESIENQPFCTDVTVEIRDDELEAALAAQSAEYTELTGRFIDVEIVIDYEGATVVASMAMDGDYPRMQLDRVERP
- a CDS encoding DUF7544 domain-containing protein encodes the protein MTLYALEDLDDALAVTRALLTPIDRTVWVKLAFVAFFIGGPGGSVNPVQYTAGGNGGGNGTPPPGGMPGFDPGPRVWLLIAGVVGAIVLIALVFTLIGSIMEFVFVESLRSETVTIRQYWRRRWRQGLRLFGFRLVIGFFVFGTALLFGAIAYLSLESVTPGAVAAIVLLLIPMFVVLALVVGLVSGFTTAFVVPIMIKTDCGVLAGWRRLWPTITANPWQYLAYAVSSFFLSIIGGILIAMATGLLALALLIPFGLLFAVGVGLLVFVAEPLGIGVLVVVGLLFGLSILVVAALVQVPVLAYLRYYALLVLGDIDPEFDLIPEQRANVRESSAASAT
- a CDS encoding aconitate hydratase; translated protein: MGQTIAEKILDDHLVEGELETGEEIGIEIDQVLTQDTTGTLVWLQFEALGLDEVQTELAAQYCDHQTYQFDFKNTDDHRFLRSAAGTFGAYYSRPGNGICHNVHKENFAAPGKTLLGSDSHTPTPGGLGQLAIGSGGLDVAVAMGGGAYYIEMPEVVNVHLTGELPDWATAKDIALHLLGELSVKGGVGKIFEYSGPGVESLTVPERTTITNLGTELGATSSIFPTDEKTKDWLSRIGREDEYVDLQADEDAEYADTIEVDLAELEPLIACPSMPDKVVPVREVAGTDVEQVIIGSCTNGAYEDILPGAKMLEGRTIDRKTEMIVAPGSKQASEMLAREGWTAEMMAAGVNFSEATCGACIGIGHVPSSDSVSLRTFNRNFEGRSGIEDDNVYLCSPEVATAAAIAGEIVDPRDLADELGDLDAPGLQMADKYSEGMGRDDPDIISPDEAVDDDLIKGPNIGDVPLKDELDADISGPALLKMEDNITTDHIIPATQDILMYRSNIPKLSEFTLSRVDETFAQRSLDSDGGFLVAGENYGQGSSREHAALCPMYLGIEGVLAQSFARIHKANLFNFGLLPLEIDADDYEKIEQGDDIEIVDDVAEAVRSGQEEFTVRVNDDWELTATLDASERERQILADGGKLSHTKKQAEGDSGAAPADD
- a CDS encoding RtcB family protein produces the protein MTDDEGLVASNVLDQLDDLVEHPAFTEPIRMMPDAHVGAGAPVGFTMPLGERIVPNIVGVDVGCGMAAFELGDTLPLADADRERTVRDAVPMGRSVHDYDDAVHLVDEFPFERANRVFERFDDAHADRFGERIDPGFEFDGYDEAYFKSLCERVLREQRQGMRYVIRSAGTLGGGNHFVEFARSRETGRYWLVVHSGSRYLGKSVADFWQGRANDYRAADAIRDAIDEDDVRFLKFDPEAVSDRELYTWVTGGMGESHLEKDAILEAFDGTEIERTFDRLSRPAENVAERNDELDYLEGREAHGYYVDMLFAQQYARWNRTLIGEAICDALAVESTDAFQSIHNYVDFRDLTIRKGATPAREGQRLVVPLNMAEGSIIARGRGNDAYNRSAPHGAGRTMSRSEAFETVALSEFEASMDGIYSESIVDGVRDEAPMAYKPAESIVDALEPTAEITEWLDPVHNIKSRD
- a CDS encoding DUF5790 family protein is translated as MSQATLDDDELFDEAATEMREDVESSLDAARAALPEADAVWDAEADNTLGVLNGLKGALDTGDAEAHLRDAKKWFAIGRKADAFEDADDLENELAELEETLGRITTAHEQVGELTATIPELRGLLEDAESDDAEE
- a CDS encoding translation initiation factor IF-2 subunit beta, which encodes MEYESSLDRALEAVPDIGSASERLSVPDAVAQPDGAFTRFTNLDAIADALNRDTDHVHRYVQQTLATSGKLDEGVGRYNGNFDASDFERVIDDYTEEYVLCSECGLPDTRLVQENRTLMLRCDACGAFRPVSKNKRSNTTQERQDDVQAGKTYTVKVTDTGRKGDGVAHRGDYTIFVPGASEGDVVDIYIESTSGNLAFSRLA
- a CDS encoding PaaI family thioesterase, with product MTEPQPSEIPDDAAELLQTYLDAEHGFLSWLNFTVDRLETDRMVATIPFDEKLTNPTEPPTVQGGIASTLIDVVGGIVLRPYLTDPINDDLATINLNVNYLRPAAGDLTATAEVVRVGGSVGVSTVGVESQSHDGEACLVAVGQGAYRLFRS
- a CDS encoding S1C family serine protease, translated to MSRLTRRRFLAGAAGVAAGLAGCTTGARDPPEPIEPLDAPVDGGSKYAAAYERTIRSVVFVGDESGGGSGFVHDGVVVTNQHVVGDAETIDVRFENGEWRSAGVTATDVYADLAVLSTDVPDYARPLSFVESIPAVGTEVLALGSPFGLESSVSAGIISGKNRSLPNEQTGFSIPNTVQTDAGLDPGNSGGPLVTMEGIVTGVAVAGAGTSVGFAVSPLLARRVLPELIRTGNYDHPFLGIQLVNVTPAIAEANELDEARGVLVVATAAGTPAAGTFRDVTSETEIDGRPVPVGGDVLVELAGNAIDSNADLGTTLALELSPGDRVPATVIRDGELRELTVGIGARPEP